CTATTAAAAATTTTATAAGTTTCTTTATACCACTCTCCTGAATTATAATTGTAACCTAATAACGAAGCATATTTAAGCGACTCCTTCTCCATGCCTAATTTGTAATAAATTTCTACTAATCTATGTATTGCTTCCTCTACATGAATTGTAGTCTCATATTCTTTTAAAACATTCTTGAATCTATTGAGAGCAGGTATCCATTTTTTTTTCTTAATATAATGTCTGCCGATATAAACTTCTTTAGCGGCGAGTACATCGTCAATTAAATCAATCTTAAATTTAGCATCATAAGCATAATCAGTATTAGGATAATTTTTAATTACAAAATTAAATTCTTTTTTAGATAAAAGTAGAGGGGCCAAATCTTTTTTTTCACCCTCAATAGTTTCATAATAAACTATTGCTAAAAGATAATGTGCGTAGGCTTTATTTTTGTCATTGGGATAAGTTTTAAAATATCTTTTGATATTTTCGATTGCTAAACTGTAATAGCCCTGCATGTAATATGAATAAGAAGCCATCAAAACTGATTTGGGTGCCCATTCAGATTGTGGAAATAAAATTTCTGCTTCTAAAAATTTTTTACTTGCAGCAAAGTAATCACTCATTTCAAATAGATCCATGCCTTTCTCGTAGGCTGATATCATTTCTATTTTTTGGTCTGTCTCTTTAATTAATTTTATGTTTTTAGTTTCTTTGCTACATGAATAAAAAAATATTAGAGAAAAAATAACAAAAATTATTTTTAATTTGTACATCTAACGAACTATATAGATTTTAGATAAAATTATAAGGATGAATTTTATTTATGCTATTGATCTTAGCAAACTTCTATTTATTAAAGTATGAGGTAGTGTTCTTTCTTGAATTTCTATAATAGAAAAATTATCTTTATTACTGAATACTTCTCTCAACAAGCTATTAGTTAAATAATGTCCACCTTGAGAACAATTAATACTAGCTATCATTCTGTATCCACAAGTATAAAGGTCACCAATGCAATCTAGTATTTTATGATTAACAAATTCTTTTGAATTCCTTAAACCTTCTGAATTTAATACTTCCTCACCTTTTACAACGACTGCGTTATCTAGACTTCCACCTTTGGCAAGACCATTTTTTTTAATTTTCTCTATATCTTCATAAAGACAGAAAGTTCTTGATTCAAAAATTTCAGTCAGATCATCTTCATAAACATTTTTTTTATTTCTTTGACTTCCTATAATCTGATTTTGGTATTTTAATTCAAAATCTATATCCAGACTTAATTTTGAAGGCTCAATTGAAATAAATTTATCACCATTTTTAAATTCTATTTTTTTGTTGATTTTAATTATCTTAATAGGTTTGTCACTTGGCTCTAAACCTGCTGCTAATATTTCTTCAATAAAAACTTTCGCTGATCCATCTAAAATCGGCACTTCCTCATTATCAATCTCAATCAATGCATTATCAATTCCAATTCCAAATAAAGCCCCCATTAAATGCTCAATAGTTGAAACTTTCACTCCATTACTATTACTGATGGTGGTATTCAAAGCTGTATTACTCACATTCATAAAATTTGGGTAAATTAGATTGTTGTCTTTTAAGTCTATTCTTTTGAATACAATGCCAGTGTCTGGAATTGATGGTTTGACACAAATCTTAGCTGGTTTTCCAGAATGAAGGCCGACACCACTGAAGGATACTGGATTTTTAATAGTTTTTTGGTTTAATAAAGACACGTAGAACTTTTAGTATGGTAATCTTTAAATTTAAAAACAACAAATATTACAAGAAAATACAAGCTAGTTAAAAAAATTAAAGAATCTCTCAAAAAATCCTAATTTTTTTGAGTATTTGTTTGTGATATACACCTCATTTTGATTAAAACCATTTAAGATTTTTTGAGCCATCACATACAAATTATCATTTTTATCATCTAAAAAACTATTTAAATAATCTAGGCTCAATATTTTATCTAAAGATATTTGGTATTTTCTAAGAACATCCTCAATAGTTTTTGAGATCCTTTTAGGTATACATATATAACTGACTTCAATAGAAAGATTTTTACAATTTTTTTTTTCTGGTAAAGTTTCAAAGTAAGTTCCATCAATATAAAACTTATCAATCTTCATATGAAGAATATCAAGATCTTCTAGGGTTTTGTTACAGCAACTTTTTGCTTCTAATATTAATTTATTTATAGAATTAGAATTAATTATAATATTATCAAATTTATTTTTAATAGATAAACGAATTGGAAAAATATTCTGATGATCAATAATCAAAAAAACATTTTTGACAAATTCATTAAGTTTTTTTTCTACCTTAAAAATATTTTCATTAAGGAAATTGTCTAAAAAATCTAACTCGATTTTATTATTTTGATTATTTATTAATGTTTCTCCTTTATAAACGAACTCATTAGAAGAATTTATTGCAACAATTGTAAATTTATTAACCCCTAAAAAAAGAAAAATCTTATTTTCTAAATTATTTACCATCTAATATTATTTGATCTTTTTGACGGAAATCAATTACTATTTCGTTCTTGAATTTATCTTCATTAGATAAACGAACAAACAAGTTTAGATCTTTTTTTACATCATTTCTTGATAATTTTATAAAATATCCCTCTGATGTTTCAATATCCCATCTTTTTGATTTAAAATAATAAAGTTTTATTATTTTTTTAAAATCAAAGTTTGATTTATCAACTTCATTCTTAAAATTTAGAAATTCTTCAACATTTAGATCACCGAACACAAATGGCAAACTAGAACTTGAAAAATCATTCAGAATTAATTTTCCATTTGATCCAATAAAATAATTTGAACCATTTTTTTTTGTTTGTGCAAGTATTTTTGTTTCCTTTATAAATATTCTTAAAGTTGAAGGATAATTTTTAAAAATTTCAAAATGCTCAATAATATTAATTGAATCAATTTTTTTTTTTAAATATTGTTTATCTATATGAAAAATATTTTTAAAATTTGCATCATTAATAATACTTTCAATTTTTTTTCTTTCATCTAGATTGAGACCAATAATCTCTATTTTATTGATTTTTGGAAAATTAAAATTCACCAATGAAATATTGTTTATTGATACAAGGAAACAAAATAGTAATAAGTAAATTATAATTTTTTTACTTATTAATAGATGCATCTTTTAAAATTAACTTAATTAGATTTATGAAATTAATTCCAATATACGCTGATATCTCTGGAACTAAAGATAGTTTTGTCATACCAGGCTGTGTATTAATTTCTAAAAGATAAAATTTACCCTTAAAAAATTTAAAATCTGATCTTGTAACTCCTCTACATCCCATCAAATTATGTGCTTTTAAAGTTATGTTCATAAGAGCTTTGTATTTTTTTTTTGGTAAATCTACTGGAATAATATGTTCTGTCTTAGCATTAGAATTATACTTTGCTTGATAATCATAAAATTTTCTCTTAGGTTTTAGCTCGATCGCTCCAAGTTTCTTTTTACCAATTATGGCTGATTGAATTTCTCGTCCTGGAATAAATTGTTCAATCATTACTTTTTTGTAATCTTTTAAGAATTTTAAGTTTTTTAACAAATTATTTTTAGTGCAGATGTACACATTCACACTAGAGCCTTCATTAATTGGTTTAATTACAACTGGAAAATTAAATTTTTTTTTTACAAAACTTATGAGTTCCTTATTCGTTTTATTAAAATTATAAATAAAATATTTAGGTGTCAAAATTTTATTTTTTAAAAATATTTTTTTCGAAATTTCTTTATCCATTGCCTTGGCAGAGGCAATAACACCTGAATGAGTATAAGGTATTCCTACTGTTTCTAAGATTGTTTGTATATATCCATCTTCACCAAACTGACCATGTAGAGCATTAAAGATACAATTAGGTTTAAAGTCTTTTATTTCAGATAGTAAATCTTTATTGGGTTCACATGATCTTACCAGATAATTATTTTTTTTTAGTTCTTTAGCAACCTGTTTTCCAGTCTCTAAGCTAATCATTCTTTCCTTAGAAATACCACCAGAAATTATCAAAATTTTTTTTTTCAAATTATTCCAATATCTTAATTTCTTTATCTAATTTTATACCAGTTTTTTCTAAAACTTTTTTGGAAACAAAATCAATTAATTTTTTCATATCATTAAATGTTGCATTGCCTTTATTTACAAAAAAATTTGAGTGTTTTTCTGATATATGTGCATCACCAAATTTAGTGTCAATAGAAACTGACTCTCTTATCAACTCCCAAACTTTTTTATTCGTTTGATTTATTGGGTTTTTAAAAGTACTTCCACCCGTTTTAATTTTCATTGGCTGATTTTTCTCTTTCAAAGATTTCATTTTTTTAACTTCACTATTTACTTTGCTATAATCACTTTTTACCCCCTTAAAAGAAGCACTTAAAAAAATTAGGTCCTCAGGCAAATCGTTGTTTCTATAATCAAAATTGATTTCATTTGACGGAATAGTTAATAAATTCCCTTTTTTATTAATTGCTTGAATTGAAAGGAGAATATCTTTGAATTCTTTACCAAAACATCCAGCATTCATCTTAATTCCTCCTCCAATTGACCCGGGAATACAGGATAAAAATTCAAACCCACTCAAATGATTCTCAGTTGCAAACTCAGATAAACTTTTATCTAAAACGGCACTACCAGAAATGATTACATCTTCCTTCAATAAAGATATTCGATTAAAATTTTTACTAAGCTTTATTACAACTCCATCAAAAATACTGTCCGAAATTAAAGTGTTAGATCCTGCACCGATAACAAAGATTTTTTCCTTATTATCGAGTAATTTTAAAAACTTGATTAAATCCTTTAAGTTTTCAGCCTTATAAAAAACTTTTGACTTTCCTCCAATGTTAAACCAATTTTTTTTCTTTAAATCTTGATCATAAATTATATTTTTATCAAAATCTTTTAGTAAATTCTTAAGCTGTGGTATTTGCATTACATTAATTCAGGTAATTTTTTCATCCAATTTGAAATTGAGCCGGCACCCATTCCTATGACAATCTTATTTCCATAAATATTTTGCTTAAGAAATTTAGCTAAATCAATATTATTTTTAATCATAAACAGTTTTACTTTAGAATTTTTTATTATTTCTTTTGCAAAATCACTATAATTAAAACCCAATTTTATTTTTTCCCCAGCTGTAAAAATGGGACATAATATAATTGTGTCTGCATCTCTGAAACAATGAGCAAATTCATTTCTTAAATCTTTTAATCTTGAGATTCTATGAGGTTGAAAAATACACACTCTTTCAAACTTATCAAAAACTTTTTTTACTCCCTCTAACACAGATTTTATTTCTGTTGGATGATGGGCATAATCATCATAAAAATCAACACCATTAAATGTAAATATCTTATTAAATCTTCGCTGGACACCTTTGAAGTTCTTCAGACCTTTTTTAATGTTAGATACGGGAATTCCTACAGTAAGAGCAACTGCAATTGCAGCTGTGGAGTTTCTTATATTATGAATACCTAATAATGGGATCTGAAAGTTTTTTAAGATTGTTTTTTTTTTATTTGGTAAATTTATAGATAAATCAAATTTTGAGAAAAGTTTATCTTGAATGATATTTTTAATAAGAAAATTAGCTTTAGACTTCGTTCCATAGGTAAAAAAATTTTTATTTTTTATATCTTTTATTAATTCATTGTTAATTTTATCATCAATACAAATAAAAGATTTTCCAAATGACGGAACTTTTTTTACAAAGTGTAGAAAATGATTTTTTAAATCCTTCATAGATTTATAAAAATCCATGTGTTCTCTATCTATGTTAGTTATAATTGAATATGTAGGAGAAATATGAGTAAAGCTTCCATCTGACTCATCTGCCTCTAATATAGACCAGTCACTCTTGCCTAATTTTGCAGTACTCTTTATTGAATTTATTATGCCTCCATTGATTATTGTAGGATCTAATTTTGTTTTTTCAAAGATAGAACTTACTAAAGATGTCGTTGTTGTTTTGCCATGGGAGCCAACTACAACAATATTTTTCATTAAAGAAACAAGATTTGCTAACATCTTCCCTCTTTTTATTACTGGTAACTTTTTTCTTTTAGCCTCTATTAATTCTGGATTACTTTTTTTAATTGCAGAGGAGGTCACTACAATTGTTACATCTTTTATATTTTGTTTTTTGTGACCAATAAAAATTCTGACACCCTGTTTTTTTAATTTTTCAATATTTTTATTCTTATTAATATCGCTTCCTTGAATTTGAAAACCTTTTGCTTTCATAATCAATGCGAGACCACTCATGCCTATTCCACCAATACCTATAAAATGGATAATCTCTTTTTTAGCTAATTCAATTTTCATTAATAGTTTCCAATATTTTTTGGTTTATATCATTCCATGAGTTTTGGAAATTATGTTTTTCTAAATTATTTTTTTTTTCATCGTACTCAGACTTATTCGTAATTATATAATCTAGAAATTTTTCTAAATTTACGTCATTAAAGTCTTTTTGACTCATAATCCAGCAGCAACCTAAATTTTGATAAAAATTTGCATTTTCAAATTGATGATTGTCTTTTGCTGAAACTAGGGGGATTGTTAGGAATGGTTTATTCATGATTGATAATTCTGCCAAGGTAGATGCACCAGCACGCGTAATACATAAGTCTGATTGATTTATCAAATCTGCCAAATTTTCCTCAAAATCAAAAATGGTATTTTCAATTTTAGCCTCATCATAAATACTTCTTAATTGATCAGTATTACTTTTATGAGTTTGTTGAATGATTTTGATTTTATTTTTTTTCGACAAATTAACGATTACATTTTTTACCACATTGTCAAAAATCTTTGCTCCTTGACTGCCACCAACAACCAAAAGACAGAATGCTTTATTTTCTGTTTTAATTTCTCTTTTTTCATAAAAATTTTTTTTAACTAGTGGAGTTATTATTTGAATTTTATGTTTAAGTTTTTCGGGGAAGTTTTTTAGGCTTTCTGTATAAGTAAAAATTTTTTTACAAAAACCTAAAAAGAATCTGTTTGCTCTACCTAAAACAATATTGGGTTCAAGTAGGTATATCTTTATTCCTAATAATTTTGCACCAAAACAAACAGGTAATGACATATATCCTCCTGTTGAAAAAACGACATTAATCTTATTTTTTTTTAATAATAAAACTGTTTTAATCACCAAATAAATTACTTGGAATATTTTAAATATAAAAAATATATTAAGATTTAATTTAGGAGTATTTATCAAAATAATATCATTTTTTTTACCATCTAGATATTTCAGCCCTCTTGAGTCAGTAGAAATAAAAACATTAAAATTTGAATGCAAATGTTCACTTAGAATTTTTGCTGGCACTACATGTCCCCCTGATCCTCCTGTTGAAATTAATATATTTTTCATTCAGTTATTTTTCTTTTTGTTAAATTCAAAATTATACCAGACATTATAGAAATACTTATAATCGATGAACCCCCATAACTTAAAAATGGTAAAGTCATTCCTGTAGTTGGGAATAATCTAATATTTACTCCTATATGAATCATTGCTTGCATGAGTATTAAGCTAATAGATCCGGTTAGGATTAGTTTGATCTTTTTGTCATTTTCTTTGTAAACTTTTTTCAGAACTGAAAATATTAATACTAGATAGGTTAATAAAATTAACATTATGAAGATTACTCCAAACTCTTCCGAAATTACTGAAATAATGTAATCTGTATGAGCTTCAGGGACTCTGTTTTTTAATGTCCCCTCTCCAATGCCTTTTCCAAAAAAACCTCCACTTATTATAGCTTCTAATGCTTTATCTGATTGAAAGTTATGAGTACCCATTTCAGGATTAAAAAAAGAAAATAATCTATCTTTTATGTATTTAAATTGTGGAAGGTAACTAATGATAGATGCTATCGTGGCTAGAGAGATAAAAAAAACTAAGCTCAAAAAAAATATACTAATACCAGAAATAAAAATCAAAACTAACCAACTAAAACCAATTAAAAGAGTTTGACCAATATCTGGTTGAAGTATCAAAAGACTCGATATCAATATAGTTAACAAAAAAGATAAGAAGTATTTTAAATTAAAATTAGTATATTTTTGAGAGCAAATTATCATACTCATTATCACTATTAAAAAAGGCTTTACAAACTCAATAGGTTGTATTCTTGGCAAGACCAACAAATCAATCCATCTCTTGGAACCCTTAATCTCTACTCCAATTATAGGAACCAGGAATAACAAAACTAATGATAAACAGAAAAATATTAGTGAAATTCTATAAATTTCTTTTTCAGGTATAAAAGATAAAATAAAAATTAAAAAAAAGCCAAAAAAAACAAAAACTGTATGTTTAAAAAAAAAGAAATAAGTATTCGTATCTAATTTATCAGATGCAATTAGGGAAGTTGATACTAATGAGAAGAATAAACCCGTCAAAAATAAAATTAAGATCAATGATAGAATAGGTTTATCAATACTTTTCCACCATTGATAAAAAGAAATATAACTAAATAATTTTTCTTTCATTAATATATCTTTTTATCAACTTATTAAAATATGAACCTCTTTCCTCAAAATTTTTAAAACTATCAAATGATGCAGAGGCTGGACTAAATAAGATTGTATTATTTGAGTTTTTCTTTTTATGAATATTCTTAAAAATTGCTGATACTGCAAGATTTAAATTTTTAAAACTTTTAAGTTCCGCATTTTTCTTTAAATCTTTTGAAAATTTTTTAAAATTTTTACCAAAGACATAAATCTTAATATTTCTAAAATATTTTTTTGATAATGATATTTTGTCATCTTTTTTTGGAATACCACCAATTAACCAATGAATATTCTTATACATTTCTAATAATTCTTTTGAAGAAGAATAACTTGTTGATTTAGAATCATTAATGATGATTAATTTATTTTTGTTATAAATAATTTTCTGCCTATAATTCAATCCTTTGAATTTATTTACGCTTTCTAATAATTTATTTGATTTTACATTAAATTTTTTTATCATTTCTAAAACAAATGAGAGATTTGCTTGATTTGATCTTGATAAAAAATATTTGTTTCTAATTTTTTTCAAAATTAGATTGTTCAATTTTGTATCTACATTTACCAGTTTTAATTTAGGCTTTATTGTTTTAATTCTTTTTTGAATTAAATGATCATTTTTATTTACAAATCCAATTGCTCCTCTTTTTCGATTATTAAAAATTTTAAATTTTGCCTCTATATAATTTTTTAAATTACCATGTCTCTCCAAATGATCTGGCGCAATATTAAGGATAGCGGCAAATTTTGATGAAAAAATTTTACTATATTCTAATTGGT
The DNA window shown above is from Candidatus Pelagibacter sp. RS39 and carries:
- a CDS encoding FtsW/RodA/SpoVE family cell cycle protein — protein: MKEKLFSYISFYQWWKSIDKPILSLILILFLTGLFFSLVSTSLIASDKLDTNTYFFFFKHTVFVFFGFFLIFILSFIPEKEIYRISLIFFCLSLVLLFLVPIIGVEIKGSKRWIDLLVLPRIQPIEFVKPFLIVIMSMIICSQKYTNFNLKYFLSFLLTILISSLLILQPDIGQTLLIGFSWLVLIFISGISIFFLSLVFFISLATIASIISYLPQFKYIKDRLFSFFNPEMGTHNFQSDKALEAIISGGFFGKGIGEGTLKNRVPEAHTDYIISVISEEFGVIFIMLILLTYLVLIFSVLKKVYKENDKKIKLILTGSISLILMQAMIHIGVNIRLFPTTGMTLPFLSYGGSSIISISIMSGIILNLTKRKITE
- the murB gene encoding UDP-N-acetylmuramate dehydrogenase: MQIPQLKNLLKDFDKNIIYDQDLKKKNWFNIGGKSKVFYKAENLKDLIKFLKLLDNKEKIFVIGAGSNTLISDSIFDGVVIKLSKNFNRISLLKEDVIISGSAVLDKSLSEFATENHLSGFEFLSCIPGSIGGGIKMNAGCFGKEFKDILLSIQAINKKGNLLTIPSNEINFDYRNNDLPEDLIFLSASFKGVKSDYSKVNSEVKKMKSLKEKNQPMKIKTGGSTFKNPINQTNKKVWELIRESVSIDTKFGDAHISEKHSNFFVNKGNATFNDMKKLIDFVSKKVLEKTGIKLDKEIKILE
- a CDS encoding D-alanine--D-alanine ligase, which translates into the protein MKKKILIISGGISKERMISLETGKQVAKELKKNNYLVRSCEPNKDLLSEIKDFKPNCIFNALHGQFGEDGYIQTILETVGIPYTHSGVIASAKAMDKEISKKIFLKNKILTPKYFIYNFNKTNKELISFVKKKFNFPVVIKPINEGSSVNVYICTKNNLLKNLKFLKDYKKVMIEQFIPGREIQSAIIGKKKLGAIELKPKRKFYDYQAKYNSNAKTEHIIPVDLPKKKYKALMNITLKAHNLMGCRGVTRSDFKFFKGKFYLLEINTQPGMTKLSLVPEISAYIGINFINLIKLILKDASINK
- a CDS encoding cell division protein FtsQ/DivIB — translated: MNFNFPKINKIEIIGLNLDERKKIESIINDANFKNIFHIDKQYLKKKIDSINIIEHFEIFKNYPSTLRIFIKETKILAQTKKNGSNYFIGSNGKLILNDFSSSSLPFVFGDLNVEEFLNFKNEVDKSNFDFKKIIKLYYFKSKRWDIETSEGYFIKLSRNDVKKDLNLFVRLSNEDKFKNEIVIDFRQKDQIILDGK
- the murD gene encoding UDP-N-acetylmuramoyl-L-alanine--D-glutamate ligase, with the protein product MSDNSQIFFNKKILIYGLGKSGLSSFNFLRNKNDVYLFDDNPNLKINKSIKKKTLNFKKLLKTKFDIIILSPGIDIKKCKLKNLLRKKNKNIYTDLDVFYSFYKNVSLTITGTNGKSTTCKLLYDILKDQKKDVRLAGNIGTPILSINKISKKTIFVIEASSYQLEYSKIFSSKFAAILNIAPDHLERHGNLKNYIEAKFKIFNNRKRGAIGFVNKNDHLIQKRIKTIKPKLKLVNVDTKLNNLILKKIRNKYFLSRSNQANLSFVLEMIKKFNVKSNKLLESVNKFKGLNYRQKIIYNKNKLIIINDSKSTSYSSSKELLEMYKNIHWLIGGIPKKDDKISLSKKYFRNIKIYVFGKNFKKFSKDLKKNAELKSFKNLNLAVSAIFKNIHKKKNSNNTILFSPASASFDSFKNFEERGSYFNKLIKRYINERKII
- the murC gene encoding UDP-N-acetylmuramate--L-alanine ligase, whose amino-acid sequence is MKIELAKKEIIHFIGIGGIGMSGLALIMKAKGFQIQGSDINKNKNIEKLKKQGVRIFIGHKKQNIKDVTIVVTSSAIKKSNPELIEAKRKKLPVIKRGKMLANLVSLMKNIVVVGSHGKTTTTSLVSSIFEKTKLDPTIINGGIINSIKSTAKLGKSDWSILEADESDGSFTHISPTYSIITNIDREHMDFYKSMKDLKNHFLHFVKKVPSFGKSFICIDDKINNELIKDIKNKNFFTYGTKSKANFLIKNIIQDKLFSKFDLSINLPNKKKTILKNFQIPLLGIHNIRNSTAAIAVALTVGIPVSNIKKGLKNFKGVQRRFNKIFTFNGVDFYDDYAHHPTEIKSVLEGVKKVFDKFERVCIFQPHRISRLKDLRNEFAHCFRDADTIILCPIFTAGEKIKLGFNYSDFAKEIIKNSKVKLFMIKNNIDLAKFLKQNIYGNKIVIGMGAGSISNWMKKLPELM
- a CDS encoding outer membrane protein assembly factor BamD — translated: MYKLKIIFVIFSLIFFYSCSKETKNIKLIKETDQKIEMISAYEKGMDLFEMSDYFAASKKFLEAEILFPQSEWAPKSVLMASYSYYMQGYYSLAIENIKRYFKTYPNDKNKAYAHYLLAIVYYETIEGEKKDLAPLLLSKKEFNFVIKNYPNTDYAYDAKFKIDLIDDVLAAKEVYIGRHYIKKKKWIPALNRFKNVLKEYETTIHVEEAIHRLVEIYYKLGMEKESLKYASLLGYNYNSGEWYKETYKIFNRKFEIKVPENKKEKSKILSKIKSLF
- a CDS encoding UDP-N-acetylglucosamine--N-acetylmuramyl-(pentapeptide) pyrophosphoryl-undecaprenol N-acetylglucosamine transferase produces the protein MKNILISTGGSGGHVVPAKILSEHLHSNFNVFISTDSRGLKYLDGKKNDIILINTPKLNLNIFFIFKIFQVIYLVIKTVLLLKKNKINVVFSTGGYMSLPVCFGAKLLGIKIYLLEPNIVLGRANRFFLGFCKKIFTYTESLKNFPEKLKHKIQIITPLVKKNFYEKREIKTENKAFCLLVVGGSQGAKIFDNVVKNVIVNLSKKNKIKIIQQTHKSNTDQLRSIYDEAKIENTIFDFEENLADLINQSDLCITRAGASTLAELSIMNKPFLTIPLVSAKDNHQFENANFYQNLGCCWIMSQKDFNDVNLEKFLDYIITNKSEYDEKKNNLEKHNFQNSWNDINQKILETINEN
- the lpxC gene encoding UDP-3-O-acyl-N-acetylglucosamine deacetylase; its protein translation is MSLLNQKTIKNPVSFSGVGLHSGKPAKICVKPSIPDTGIVFKRIDLKDNNLIYPNFMNVSNTALNTTISNSNGVKVSTIEHLMGALFGIGIDNALIEIDNEEVPILDGSAKVFIEEILAAGLEPSDKPIKIIKINKKIEFKNGDKFISIEPSKLSLDIDFELKYQNQIIGSQRNKKNVYEDDLTEIFESRTFCLYEDIEKIKKNGLAKGGSLDNAVVVKGEEVLNSEGLRNSKEFVNHKILDCIGDLYTCGYRMIASINCSQGGHYLTNSLLREVFSNKDNFSIIEIQERTLPHTLINRSLLRSIA